The following proteins are encoded in a genomic region of Gavia stellata isolate bGavSte3 unplaced genomic scaffold, bGavSte3.hap2 HAP2_SCAFFOLD_44, whole genome shotgun sequence:
- the LOC132321723 gene encoding acrosin-like, whose protein sequence is MNLLRLLVLLALCGPAHGTWDTCGGTCGLRPMASQHGVSRVVGGTDAQPGAWPWIISIQDPWKTGTGHTCGGSLISPQWVLTAAHCFIEARHITMWRVVVGATRLTQLGPEAQVRHIKRLLVHEHYSNITQRNDIALLELDQPVQCSYSIQLACVPDASLRVSELTTCYASGWGSTTARCEFPKRSTDILQEAKVRLIDVNLCNSSGWYRGAIHTHNLCAGYAQGGIDTCQGDSGGPLVCKDNNADYFWLVGVTSWGKGCARARRPGVYTSTQHFYDWILAQMGLRPAVSATPTPQPGFTSSPFQRPRPIPTQLGTFTPCPFPLQRLVQFFTRVQELLQFLRGTKA, encoded by the exons atgaatttgctccgcctcctcgtcctgctggccctgtgcgggcctgcgcacggcacgtgggacacctgtgg agggacctgcgggctccggcccatggcttctcagcACGGcgtgtcgcgcgtcgtgggtggcacagatgcccagccaggggcctggccctggatcatcagcatccaggatccctggaaaacaggcacggggcatacatgcggagggtccctcatcagcccacagtgggtcctcacagcagcccactgcttcattgaggccag gcacatcaccatgtggcgcgtggtggtcggggccacccggttgactcagctgggccctgaggcccaagtgcgccatatcaagcggctactggttcacgagcactacagtaacatcacgcagaggaacgacatcgccctgctggaactggaccagcctgtgcagtgcagctactccatccagcttgcctgtgtgcccgacgcctcgctgagagtgtcagagctgacaacctgctacgccagcggctggggttccacgactgcaagatgtgagttcccaaaaa gatcaactgatatcctgcaggaggccaaggtccgcctcattgatgtcaacctctgtaacagcagcgggtggtacagaggggccatccacacccacaacctgtgtgctggctacgcgcagggtggcatcgacacctgccag ggcgacagcggtggtcctctcgtctgcaaagataacaatgcagactacttctggctcgttggagtcaccagctgggggaaaggctgcgcgagagcaagacggcccggagtctacacctccacgcagcacttttacgactggatcctggcacagatgggactgcgcccagcagtatcggctactccaacgccacagccaggcttcacctcaagcccctttcagaggccgaGACCCATACCAACTCAGTTGGGCacgtttacaccctgcccatttccactccagaggctggtgcaattctttactcgggtgcaggagctcctgcagttcctaagggggacaaaggcctga